TTCAAGCCCGTCGACCAGAAGCGCGAAATCGATGTCCGCGCCCGTGGTGCCATGCTTGGCGCTGTCGCTCTCGAGCGAGGCGAGCTGGTCTTCGAAGATCAGCTTGGTGTCGTAAAGCAGGCGTCCGATCAGCGTCGACTTGCCGTCGTCAACGGACCCGCACGTCAGGAAGCGCAGCAGCGACTTCTTCTCCTGCTCGGCGAGGTATTCGATCATGTCGCCGGAAAAATCGGTCAACTCGTTCATCAGAAATACCCCTCGCGCTTCTTCTTCTCCATCGACCCGGCTTCATCCTTGTCGATCATGCGTCCCTGGCGCTCGGATGTGCGCGCCGTCAGCATCTCGCGGACGATCCCCTGAAGGTCATCGGCCTCGGATTCGACCGCGCCTGTCAGCGGATAGCATCCGAGCGTGCGGAAGCGCACCATCTTCTCCTCGACCTTCTCGTCCGGTCCGATGGGCATGCGCTCGTCATCGACCATGATCAGCGCGCCGTCCCTTTCGACGACCGGCCTTTTCGCCGCGAAGTAGAGCGGCACGATCGGGATATTCTCCTTCATGATGTACTGCCAGATGTCGAGCTCGGTCCAGTTCGACAGCGGGAACACGCGGATCGATTCGCCCTTGCCGACGCGGGTATTGTAGGTCTTCCACATTTCCGGACGCTGGCTCTTCGGGTCCCAGGCATGCTGGGCATTGCGGAAGGAGAAGATGCGTTCCTTGGCGCGGGATTTCTCCTCGTCGCGCCGGGCGCCGCCGAAAGCCGCATCAAAGCCATACTTGTCGAGCGCCTGGCGCAGACCGACCGTCTTCCAGATATGGGTGTGGGTATTCGAACCATGATCGAACGGATTGATCTTGCCTTCCACGCCCTCCGGATTGACATGCACGAGGAGATCGATCCCGAGATCCTTGGCCATCTTCGTGCGAAAATCATACATCGCCCGGAACTTCCAGGTCGTGTCGACATGAAGGAAAGGAAACGGCGGCTTGGCCGGGTAGAAGGCCTTCATCGCCAGATGCATCATCACCGACGAATCCTTGCCGATCGAATAGAGCATGACCGGACGAGAGAATGTCGCAGCGACTTCACGGAAAATATGGATGGATTCTGCTTCCAACCGTTGCAGATGCGTAAGGGACATTTCTATTCCTGAAATTGAAATTCAAAACCGTCTTAGGGATAGACCTTTAGAAATATGCAAAAACTCTTAAGTCAACAAAATACACTGCAATTATTATAACAATGCGGGACAAGAACGTCCGGATCGAAACTTCATACAAAATAGAGCGGCGTGACGCGGACAGCAAGCCAGACCGCTTTGAAAATCCGCAGAGTAAAAATTGCCTTCAAAAGAATTTGCCGTTCTGCGCGGATATTTTCACATAAGCCGGGCAAACGCAAGCCGACAGGTGTCCGGCTGTCAGGGACGCGAGGCCGAAGGCGGCGGGTTTGCCCACAAACTTCCTTCCGCCTGTCGCGCAACGCTACCGGCCATGGCTTTTGTGGAGGAATTTTGATAATCCTGTGCGACGTACAGCGATAATTTATTTCAGTATTCAATTTCAGGCTGCAATACAGTGGATCATTTCTATCTGATTTCGACGTTCATCGTCGTGCTCGGGGCGATCGTCATGTTCGCTCTCGACAGGTTTTCCATCGAAGCGATATCGCTGAGCGTGCTTGCGGCGCTGCTTCTCATCTACGGCATCGTCCCTTACGAAGGCCCGAACGGCGCGACGCTGAGCCTGACGGAGCTTCTGTCCGGCTTCTCATCGCCCGCGCTCGTCACGGTCCTGGCGCTTCTGATTGTGGGCAAGGGACTGTTTGCCACAGACGCGATGGAGGGAATCACGAGCCACGTCGGCAGACTTTGCGGCAGTCGACCGCGCATGGGCGTGGCGCTGATTCTCGTCGTGGCGGGATCGATCTCGGCCTTCCTGAACAACACGCCGGTGGTGGTCATCTTCATTCCCGTGCTCACCTCGCTTGCCGCGACATTCCGCCTGCCCGCCTACCAGATATTCATGCCGCTCTCGTTCATCACGATCCTTGGCGGCATGACAACCGTCATCGGCTCATCGACCAACATGATCGCCGCCGGCATAGCGGCCGAGAGCGGACTTGAAATCGGCTTTTTTGATATCACCGGCATGGGCGTCATCCTGGCGGTGATCGGATATGTCTACGTGCTCTTCTTCCTGCCGCGGCTCTTGAGCGCGAGACAGACCGAACTGCGCACGAGCAATGACGGCGACGGAGCCCAGTTCATCGGTGAAATCGCCATTACGGCAGGAAGCCGGTTTGCCGGGCTTTTGCCGATTTCGGGCTTTTTCCCGCAGCTCAGACCATTTTCCCTGCACTCGATCGTTCGCGCTTCGGACGGCGAGGACAAGGTGCTTTTCCCGCCCTTCAGCGAAGAACTGAGGCTTCAGCCCGGCGATCTTCTGCAGATATCGGCCAATCGCAAGGCCTTCATGGATCTGATTGCCGGCGGCGAAGCGGTCACCTTCGGCGAAACGGAAGAGGAAGCGCATATGCACGCTTCCCGCCGGCAGGGTCCGAATTATCATCTGGCCGAAGCAGTCATCGCGCCCGGTTCGCGCTTCGAGGGACGGACGGTCCGGTTTTGCGGCATTCAGCCGCGTTTTCACGTCACGATCGTCGGCATCAGGCGCAAGAGCCGCATGGGACGCGGCGCCTTTGGCTTCCTCCGGCTCGAGGCCGGCGATACGCTTCTGCTGGCCGGCGCGGAGGACGACATCATGTCGATGCGCGGCAACCACGATATCCTTCTGCTCGAGCATTCGGCGCAGTCCGTTCCGCCCCGCAGCCGCGCCCTGATATCCTTCATCATCTTTGCCGCCGTCGTCGGGCTTTCCGCCGTCGGCGTTTCGCCGATCGCGGTCAACGCCGTGCTCGGCGCGCTGGCGATGATCGCAACCGGCTGCCTCTCCCTGCAGCAGGCCGCCCGCGCCTTCGATCGACAGATCTTCCTCCTGATCGGATCCTCTATCGCGATGGCGACGGCTCTGGAGGTCTCGGGAGGCGCGGCCCTGATAGCCCAGGGCGCCATCGCGCTGGCCGGCGGCTCCTCGGCGGTGATCGCGATCACAATCCTGTTCGTCACGGTCGCGATCATGACCAACATCCTGTCGAACAATGCGGCGGCCGCGCTGTTCATGCCGATCGCCCTCAACATGGCCCACCAGATCGGCGCGCCGCCGCTGGCATTTGCCGCCGCGGTGATCTATGCGGCAAACTGTTCGTTCGCCACGCCGATCAGCTACCAGACCAACCTTATGGTCATGGGCCCGGGGCATTACAGCTTCGCGGATTTTGTGCGCGGCGGCCTTCCGCTCGTGGTCATCATCGCCGTCGCGTTCGCCCTTCTGGCGCCGTTCTACTACAATCTCTGACCGGCCGCAGCCGCAACAGTGCAGGACCCATTCCACGCCGGGACAGCCTGCCTGACAGAACAGGCAAACTTCAGTTTCAGGTGAATTGCGATGTGTTTGTCGTCACTTAACCTTGACCAACCCGCTCGCGAGCATCCAAGCTGGTTCGGCCGGTTGCCTCCCTGAGATTCAAAGGGTGACCGCTGTACAAAACCGGAGGGATGATTTTGAAAGCAAACAGATCGCTTTGGCGTAGTCTGACACTGGCAGTTACTCTGTCCGTCGCTGCGGCCCCAATCGCTGACGCCTGCACGCGCGTTGTCTATCATGGTCCGGAAGACCGCATTCTGACGGCGCGTTCCATGGACTGGAGCCTGCCGATGCTTTCCAACCTGTGGGTGTTTCCGCGCGGCATGGAGCGAAATGGCGAGGCGGGCGAGAATTCGCTGACCTGGACGTCGAAATACGGAAGCATGATTGTCTCTGGCTATGACTTCTCCACCGTGGACGGCATGAACGAAGCCGGTCTGGTGGCCAACATGCTCTGGCTGGTGGCGTCCGAATACCCCGAGAATGACGGGTCAAGGCCCGAGATATCGCTGTCGATCTGGGCACAGTATTTCCTGGACAATTACGGCAGCGTTGCCGAGGCGGTCGCCGATATGGAAGCCAATCCTTTCGACGTGGTGACTGCCGACGTTCCCGATCAGCCCGGCCGCCTGGCGAAGGTGCATCTTTCCCTCTCGGACGCCAGCGGTGACAGCGCCATTCTGGAATGGCTGGACGGCGAACTGGTCATCCATCACGGCCCGCAATACCGCACCATGACGAACGATCCGCCATACGACCAGCAACTGGCGATCAAAAGGTACTGGCAGGACGTCAATCCGCGTGAGTCGCTGCCCGGCACGACCCGTTCTCCCGATCGTTTTACCCGTGCCGACACCTATATCGACATGGTGGTTCAGTCGGATGAACCGCGTATCGCGGCAGCCGCCGCCATGAGCGTGATCCGCAATGCGTCTGTTCCCTATGGCATCAACACGCCGGACGCGCCGAACCTTTCCACCACGCGCTGGAGAGTGGTCGCGGACCACAAGGACAAGCTTTTTTATGTTGAATCAGCCATTTCGCCGAACCTGTTCTGGGTCGACCTGAACAATCTGGATTTCGCGGCTGAGGCCGGGGTGCGGATGCTGGATCTGGGCGTCGACATGGTCAAACTCAAGTCAGGCGAGGTCTCGGCAGAATTCAAACCCGCCGAACCCTTCCAGTTCGAACCGGTCAACTGAGACATGCCGGCCACCGCATTTCCCTGTGGTGGCCGAACCAACCGCAACGCAAAGAGGCCCGCGAGATAAACTCGACGGGCCTTTTCATTCAAAGCGCGGCTGCCTACTGATCCCGTTCAGAAGCGGTAGGTAAGCCCCACAACCGGCCCGCTCAGTCTCGTGTCATAGACATGACCGTCTTTTTCGTAGTCGGTGTCGACGATCTTGTAGCCTGCGGAAAATGACAGGTGCTCGGTGAAGGTATAGTTCACCGTCGAAAGGAAGGACCAGGTCAAATCGGAGTTGACGTCAAAGCCGCCGATATCGGCCTGAGCCTGAACCGACAACCTGTCCGTCACATTGAAAAACGCACGAGCGCCGACAACGGGATCGACCCAACCGAAGCTTTCGTCATAACTGATCGATCTGCCAAGTCCACTGGCCGTGATTTCGCTCGAAACATGCCACAGACGTATGCCGGCCAAGGCATCGAACGTAAAAGCGGGCGTATCGACAACGCGGTATCCGCCCTGCACGGTGGCCATGAACTGCCTGGTATTGAGTTTGCCGGTCGCTTCAAAGGGCGGCAGTTGCGATGTGCCCGGAAACCAGTACGTGTTTTCGTCACTCGTATCCGTATACATCATGTCCGCGGAGAGAACGAAACGGTCGTAGCGCCCCCAGACATTGACAAATCCGGCTATATTCAGCCCGTCCCGACCCTCGGAAAAAGAGCGGTCGACGTTCACGGTCGGCCCGACGCCGAAGGGAGAAACCTTCCCCTTGACGCCGGTTGCCCACAGATAGGGGGTGATCTGAAGCGCCCAGTCAGACGCACGCGCCGCAGGGGCTTCCGGGGGCGCAGTGACACTGTCGGCCGCATGGAGCACTTGCGGAACACATAGAGACAAAGCGCATGCAAGGATATATTTCTTCAATGTGTTTCCCCCGGTCCGGCAACCTGAAAACCGATTTTACTTCCATCATCGCCTTTTGTAAGCAGTTGCCTTCATAGAAGCCAGCTGCATCTCTGCGGTTCCACAGAAACAGCGATGGGCGTGCGGTTTGTTGCCGGCAGGCGAGCGTTTCAGTAACCAGATCTTTAACCGGGCAATTCTATTTTCAGGAAAGCGTATTCCGAATTTTCCCTGAAATGGATTTCAATGTCGTATTTCCTGAACCTGGCACTGGTCCCCTCAATCCTGCTGTTTCTGGTCTTCGGTCTTGCCTTGTTCGCCGTGACCTATTGGGTTCTGCGCCTGTTTGCCCGATTTGCGCGCACCGATGCTCTCGTCATTCCGCTGGGCGCCTTCATTGGAACGATTGCGACATCCTGGGCTCTGTCTCTCGGCTTCGTTGCTGCCGATATCTGGACGCTGCATGCAAAGGCCGACCAGGAGCTCACCTCGGAACGTTCCGCGATCAATCGACTGATCGGGAACGCAGACGCCGAGGTCCTGAACAGGCCTGACCTTGAAGCAGCGATGGAGTTCTATCGTGAAACGGTGATCTCGGACGAATGGGGCGCCAACGGAAACCTTCATCCGGCGGCTTCGGTCGAGCAGGCTCTTCAGAAAATACGTATCATCATCATGGATATCGCCGAGGGCGACGCGCCCGCGCCGATCATCAATCAGACCGTTGCCATTTTCAATGACCTGCAGGAAACGCGCGATGTGCGCCTCGCCATCGCCAGCACGACCGTCAATCAGTATAAATGGTATATGCTGCTGACTCTGACCATCTTGACATCGCTTACGATCGCCGTGACGCACGCAGACAGGACGCGCGCGGGGAGTATAGCGATATTCCTCTATGTGCTTGCAGCAACAACAAGCCTCTGGCTGCTGACGGTGCACGCAAGCCCGTATGCCGGCATCGAGACGATAGAGCCAAGCGGGCTGTATCTGAATTTGACCTGACGGCGGACCGTACCGGGGGGTGTTTGCCAGGTTGAGGAACACAAATCTTTCTCCTTCATTTCTGCTTTCCGGGGCTCCCGCCGGTTTTCCGAACGCAGCAACGCAAAGCGGCCGACCGCGTCGGAGATTTCAGACCGGATCATCGGCAACGAAGTGACTGTGTCTCGTTCACCGGCTCGGAACCGGGCAGTCAGCACAAAGCCTCGATGCGAACGTTTCCGGCACGGTCTTGGTTCGCGGTGCGCGCCCGAAAAGCAAATCTTCATAAAACCGAAAACGCACTGAAACAGAACTGTCACATGCCCGGTGCATTGATGGCGGCGAAGATTGCACAGCAGTGCAAAACGCCTCTCCCATGGTCATTGGCCGGATTTCCGGCCTGCGACCGACACGTCGGGTCAACACGCATGAGCGCCATCGAAATCGAGACAGTCGACAAGTCTTTCGGCAAGACCAGCGTATTGCGCGGGATCTCGCTTTCCATCCGCTCGGGCGAGTTCGTGGCGGTGCTCGGCCCGTCCGGTTGCGGCAAGACCACGCTGCTGCGCGCGCTTGCCGGCTTCGAGCCGATCGACCGCGGCACAATCCGGGTCGGCGATGCGCTGCTTTCCGGCGAGGGACGTCATGTCCCGCCCGAGGAGCGCGGCATCGGCGTCGTCTTTCAGAACTATGCGCTGTGGCCGCACATGACGGTCTCCGGCAACGTCGCCTATGGCCTCAGGATCAAGGGGCTGGGGCGCGGCGAACGCGCGGCGCGCACGGCACGCGTTCTCGAGACGGTCGGGTTGACGGAATTCGCAGACCGCCGGCCGGCCGCGCTTTCGGGAGGGCAGCGTCAGCGCGTGGCGCTTGCCCGCTGCCTTGCCATGGATGCCGGGCTCGTGCTGCTCGATGAACCGCTTGCCAATCTGGATGTCCATCTGCGCGGCGAGATGGAGGAAGAGTTTGCCCGCTTCCACAAGGCCTCGGGCGCGACGATGTTCTACATCACCCATGACCAGTCCGAGGCCCTTGCGCTTGCCGACCGCGTCGCCGTGATGGACAATGGCAGGATCAGCCAGTTCGCCAGCCCTTCCGATCTCTACAGTCAACCGGCGAATGACATGGTCGCGACCTTTATCGGAGAGGGCCAGATTGCGGAGATTGCTGATTTCCGGCCCGACCGCAGCGGCTATGGCTTCGCCCGCTTCTTCGGCGAGCAGGTGCGGGTGCGAAACCGCCCTTCGGCCCTGCCCCGCGAGGAAGCGCGCATTGCCTTTCACCCCGGCGACCTGAAGCTGACCGAGACCGGCGGCCTCGGCGCCACCATCCGCCGCGTCACCTATCGCGGCGACATATTGCGGGTCGAGCTTTCGATCGGTCCGGACGACCAAACCCTTTTCATGAACGTCCCTGCCCCGGCGCGCATCGAAGCCGGGCAGCGCGTAGCCGTCACGCTTGCAGACGGCTGGGTCCTTCCGGACCTGCAAACCGAACATGCCTAGCACCCAACAATCGAGGAAATCCCCGATGAAACTCTCCCTGCTTGCCCTTGCAACCATCAGCACGCTTGCCTTCTCGGCGGCACACGCCGAGGAAACCATCACGCTTTACACCAGCCAGCCGCCGGAACAGGCCCAGGAGACGGTCGACGCTTTTGAGGCCGCCAACCCGGATATCAAGGTCAACTGGACCCGCAACGGCACCTCCGCGCTGATGAATGTGATGCGTGCGGAAATCGAAGCCGGCAACATCCAGCCCGATGTCCTGCTTGTTGCCGATCCGATCAACCTCGGAACGTTGAAGGCCGACGGTCACCTGATGGCCTATCCCGAAGCGCCCGTCGAAGGCTATGACAAGGCTGCCTACGACAAGGACATGACCTTCTTCGGCACCAAGGCGATCACCACAGGCATCGCCTACAACACCGAGATCGCCGAGCCGGTCGAAAGCTGGAACGACCTCCTGGTCGAAGACAATCGCGGCATGATCGCGGTTCCGAGCCCGCTCTATTCGGGCGCCGCCCTCAACCACCTGCATGCGCTGATCAACACGCCGGAAATCGGCTGGGACTTCTATGAAGGCCTGAACGATCTCGACATCGTGCCCGAGGGCGGCAACGGTCCGGCAACCAAGGCCGTCGCCTCCGGCATGGCCAAATATGCCATCATCGTCGATGCCAACACGCTGCGCGCCAAGGCTGACGGTTCGCCCGTCGACTACATCGCGCCCAAGGAAGGCGTGTCCTTCATCGGCGAGCCGGTCGCTATCATGAGCACGACCGAACACGCGGAAGCCGCGAAGAAATTCGTCGATTTCCTGCTCTCGAAGGAAGGCCAGGAACTGGTCTCCGCCCAGGGCAATATCCCGCTTCTGCCGGGGGTCGCCGCGCCGGAAGGCTATCCCGATCTCTCCTCAATGAAGCTGATCGGCTATGATGTCGATGAAGCCGTCGAAAGCAACGAACAGGTGCGCGAGCAGTTCGCCGAGATCTTCGGCCTGTAACCGCAATGTCCGTATCAACCGCAACGACGGGAGAGCGTCCGATATGGACGCTCTCCACCCTCGGCAGCCTGCTGCGCAACGAGCGCACGCTGATGCTGGTGCTGGCGCTGTTTGTCGGCATCCTGTCAATTCTGCCGCTCGGACGGCTCGTTTACGCCGCATTCGTCACGGGCACGGGGTTCGAGCTCGACCGCTTGGCCGATGTTCTGGGCGGGCGCCGCGTGTTCGAAGCGACCTTCAACACGATCTGGATTTCGCTTTCAGCCACCGCGCTTGCCACGGTCGCCGGAACGATCGCAGCACTTCTCGTCGGCGCCAGCGACATGCGCGGGCGGACTGCCTGGGTGTTCGGATTCGTGCTGCCGCTGATGATCCCCCCGCAAGTCATCGCGCTCGCCTGGGTTCAGGCATTTTCGCCGGCAAGCCCGGTGATGAACCTGTTGGGTTTCTCGCTTCAGCCCGGCATGCGCCATCCGCTCTATTCTGCCGGCGGCATCGTCCTCCTGCTCGGTCTCTACAATGCCCCGCTGGTTTTTCTGGCCGTTCGGGCCAACCTGCGCCGCGTTCCCGCCGATCTGGTGGAAGCGGCCCGCGCGGTCGGCGCCACACCCTTTAGAGCGACGCTTGGCATCATCCTGCCACTGATCCGCGGCGGCATCTTCGCCGGAGCAGCGCTTGCCTTCGTCTCATCGATCGGCAATTTCGGTATCCAGGCCATGCTCGGCATACCAGCCCGCGTTCCGACCCTGATCACGCTCATCTATCGGCAGCTGAATTCCTATGGTCCGTCGGCGCTCAACGACATGGCGCTTCTGGCCCTGCTGCTTGCCGTGCTGACCATTCTCGGCATGGGCACCGCCGGTTTCCTGAGCCGCATGGGCGACCAGCGCGTCGATGGCGTTTCCAGGCCGTTCAAGTTCCCGCTCGGGCATTTCCGCCTTCCGGTCACGGCTCTGGCGTGGGGTTATCTCGTATTCGCGCTGGCGCTGCCGCTTTCGGCGCTAGCCGGCTCGGCCCTGGTGCGCGGCTACGGACAGCCGCTCAATCTGGAGACGCTGACCTTCGAGAATTTCTCCAATGCGCTCTTTCATCACGAAGGCATTCGGGAGGCGTTTTTCACCAGTCTTTGGCTGACGGGGCTCGCTGTCGCGATCCTCATTCCCGTTTCGCTCGCGCTCGGCTATTTTCTGAGCTGGCGTCGGGGCGTCGCCCCGCGCCTGCTCTACCTCTCCTCCCAGCTTGCCTATGCGCTTCCCGGCATCATCATCGGCGTCGCCATGATCCTGTTTTTCCTGAAGCCTCTGCCGGTTCTCGGAACCGGCCTCTACGGCACGGTCTGGGTCGTCCTCGCGGCCTATCTCTCCAACTTTCTGGCATTGGCATTGCAGCCGGTCCTGGGCGGCTTCGAACAGATCGAGCGCTCGCTGGACGAGGCCGCGCAAGTGGTCGGCGCCGGGATTTTCCGCAGGCTCAAGGATATCATATTGCCGGTTCTCGCCCCGGCCGCTGCGGCCTCCGCCATCCTTGTCTTCATGACGGCGATCAACGAGATCCAGACGTCGGTGCTGCTGGTTTCCTCACGCGCCCAGACCATCGGTCCGATGATCATATTCCTCGAGGAAGCCGGATCTTCGACGCTGGCCGCCGCTGTCGGCTGCCTGATGGTGCTGGTCATCCTCACGCTGATGCTTGTCAGTCTCACCTTCGCGAGAAGGCTTCCGCAAGGAGTGTTGCCTTGGCACGACTGAACGTGATCAGCGGCCTGAACCGCAAGAGCGCCGCCATCGCTCTGGTCGAGGCGGGCGGCAAACGTATCCTGTTCGATTTCGGCGATGGCCTGGATGCCGGCGAACATCCCGACATCGATGTGATCGGCGCCGTGGATGCCGTCTTCCTCAGCCATGCGCACAAGGATCACGCCGGTTCTCTCGAGCGTCTCGGCGAGATCGGAAACCCAGCGGTATTCGCGACCGCAAGAACCCTCGATTTCCTTCGCGGCAGCCTTTGTCCGGAAACGGCGCACGCCATTCCCGAGCGGGGCGCTTTCGATGTCGACGGGCTGAAGCTTTCGACCGGCCGCTGCGGCCATGCGCCTGGCGGCGTCTGGTTCCACCTGGAGACGGAAAAAGGCGGTTTCATCTACACCGGGGATATCAGCCTCGAATCGCAAGGCATGCCTTTCGACTATCCTCCTCAGGCAGCCACGCTTCTGGTCGATGCATCCTACGGTGACCGCGAACAGGATCTCGGCGACCAGATTTCGGCAATGGCCGACTATGCCGGAGGAGGCGCCGTGCTGTGCTGTCCCGCTGCCGGTCGTGGCACGGATATGGTGCTGGCGATGGCCTCGCACGGTCTTTCCGTGCACGTCAGCGCGGTGGTCGGCGAGGAAGTCGAAGCGGCCACGGGCGAGCGATTTCCGGTCGTGAATGGCGAAACCGCGCAACCCCACCAGGTGATTGTGGCGACGGAATCCAACGCCGAGGCCGGTCTTTCGGCCGAACTCCTGAAACGCGGCGGATTCCGCTTCGTTTTTTCAAGCCATGTCCCGAACGGCACGCCGGCAGCGGCCCTGATCGGGCGCGAAGAGGCGGTCTGGCTTCCCTGGAACGTCCATCCGCGCAAGCGTGATATCCTCGCGCTCGCCGAGCATTGCGGTTCCCGGCAGGTTCTGCCCGCCTTTGTCGACATGGCCATGGCCCCGGAACTTGCCCGTGCCCTCGGCGCGCGGCTAAGACTGGAAACCGAGACGGAGATATAGACCATGACGGAAAAACGCCTCGGCATCCCCGACCATGTTCCCGAAGCCGAAGCGCGCGAGGATGTCCGCCCGCTTCTATATCCGGTGATCGAAGGTTTCGGCCCGCACGAGAAAACGCTCTATCTCGGCAATCTCGCCGCGGCCGAAGACGCTGCCTGCCTGCTTGAAGCCGGGATTACCGAAACGCTCAACGTTTCGATCAACATGTTTCCGGGCCCGCTGAGGCTGGCCGATGGCACGCATGTCCGCCGCTACCAGCTCGGCATGATCGACGGCGCGGGCAACAGCCCGCATCTTCTCGCCGCAGCCGTCCACACCATCGAGGGCCTGATGCGCGGCTATGTTCCGGCCAAGCCGCATTACCCGAAACATCGCAAGGGCCATGTTCTGGTCCATTGCCGCGGCGGGCGCTCGCGCTCGGTCGCGTTGATCGCGCTCTGGCTGTCCGCCTTCGCGGGCGAGAGTTTCGACGGCTTCGATGCCGCACTCGCTCACCTGCGCGCCTTGCGCGGCCTGGACGAGAGCTACCCCCTGCCGCCGATGCTCGACCTTGCCGAAGAGGTCAGGCTGCGCAATCTGCTTGTCGCCGCGCGCTGGACATAGCTACGCCATGGTCGAGAAATTTGTCTCCGCATCCGATGTCGCCCGTCTGGCCGGGGTTTCCCGCTCGGCCGTCTCGCGCACCTTCACCGAGGGGGCCAGCGTTGCGCCGAAGACCCGAGCCCGGGTGATGAAGGCGGCAGAAGAGCTTGGCTACCGGGTCAACCTCCTCGCCCGCACGCTGCACAAGGAACGCTCCGATCTTGTGGGCCTTGTCGGGGCGAATCTCTCCAACCCCTATATCTCGGCGCAGGTCGATGCGCTGACCGCGGCGCTTTACGAATACGGGCTGCAATGCATGCTGCTCAATCTGGCGGGCGCGCGGGACGATGTGGAAAACGCACTCGCAAAACTGCTTGAATACCGGGTGCGAACGGTGGTCTTGCTGTCGGGGGCCGTGCCGGACACGCTGATGCGGCTCGCCGCGGCCAATGGCACGCGTCTCGTTCTCATCAACCGGCCGCTGCCGGAGAATATTGGTCTTGTCGACCAGATCGAGGCCGATTCGGCTGCCGGCGGCGCGCTTGCCGCACAGCGGCTGATTGCGGCCGGCTGCCGCAACGTGGCCGTTGTCGTGTCGGAATCCCGCACCTCCGCCAAGCTGGCGCGCGCAGAGGCCTTTATCGCCGTGATGGAGGCAAACCGGGTGCCGGTCAGCCAGTGGAGCCAGGGTCGCAACAATTATGAGACAGGTATCGAAGCAGCGCGCAGCCTGCTCGCGAAGCCCGGCATTGACGGGATTTTCGGCGTGACCGACGAGATCGCGCTCGGTGTGATGAATACGGCGCGCCATGAGCTTGGCCTGTCCGTTCCGGGCGATGTCTCGGTGATCGGATTCGACGATGCTCCGATTTCCGACTGGTCCTCGCACCGGCTGACCACCGTCCGCCAGTCGCTCTCCTCGCTGACCAGCGCCACGCTGAAGGCAATCACCGGCCCGGCGCGCGCCCCCTCCTCCCACCATTTCATCCCCGTCAGCCTGGTCGAACGTCAGTCGGTGCGGCCCGCCAGATCGGCAGTTCAAGAC
This window of the Martelella lutilitoris genome carries:
- a CDS encoding ABC transporter permease, giving the protein MSVSTATTGERPIWTLSTLGSLLRNERTLMLVLALFVGILSILPLGRLVYAAFVTGTGFELDRLADVLGGRRVFEATFNTIWISLSATALATVAGTIAALLVGASDMRGRTAWVFGFVLPLMIPPQVIALAWVQAFSPASPVMNLLGFSLQPGMRHPLYSAGGIVLLLGLYNAPLVFLAVRANLRRVPADLVEAARAVGATPFRATLGIILPLIRGGIFAGAALAFVSSIGNFGIQAMLGIPARVPTLITLIYRQLNSYGPSALNDMALLALLLAVLTILGMGTAGFLSRMGDQRVDGVSRPFKFPLGHFRLPVTALAWGYLVFALALPLSALAGSALVRGYGQPLNLETLTFENFSNALFHHEGIREAFFTSLWLTGLAVAILIPVSLALGYFLSWRRGVAPRLLYLSSQLAYALPGIIIGVAMILFFLKPLPVLGTGLYGTVWVVLAAYLSNFLALALQPVLGGFEQIERSLDEAAQVVGAGIFRRLKDIILPVLAPAAAASAILVFMTAINEIQTSVLLVSSRAQTIGPMIIFLEEAGSSTLAAAVGCLMVLVILTLMLVSLTFARRLPQGVLPWHD
- a CDS encoding MBL fold metallo-hydrolase; the protein is MARLNVISGLNRKSAAIALVEAGGKRILFDFGDGLDAGEHPDIDVIGAVDAVFLSHAHKDHAGSLERLGEIGNPAVFATARTLDFLRGSLCPETAHAIPERGAFDVDGLKLSTGRCGHAPGGVWFHLETEKGGFIYTGDISLESQGMPFDYPPQAATLLVDASYGDREQDLGDQISAMADYAGGGAVLCCPAAGRGTDMVLAMASHGLSVHVSAVVGEEVEAATGERFPVVNGETAQPHQVIVATESNAEAGLSAELLKRGGFRFVFSSHVPNGTPAAALIGREEAVWLPWNVHPRKRDILALAEHCGSRQVLPAFVDMAMAPELARALGARLRLETETEI
- a CDS encoding dual specificity protein phosphatase family protein — encoded protein: MTEKRLGIPDHVPEAEAREDVRPLLYPVIEGFGPHEKTLYLGNLAAAEDAACLLEAGITETLNVSINMFPGPLRLADGTHVRRYQLGMIDGAGNSPHLLAAAVHTIEGLMRGYVPAKPHYPKHRKGHVLVHCRGGRSRSVALIALWLSAFAGESFDGFDAALAHLRALRGLDESYPLPPMLDLAEEVRLRNLLVAARWT
- a CDS encoding LacI family DNA-binding transcriptional regulator, whose protein sequence is MVEKFVSASDVARLAGVSRSAVSRTFTEGASVAPKTRARVMKAAEELGYRVNLLARTLHKERSDLVGLVGANLSNPYISAQVDALTAALYEYGLQCMLLNLAGARDDVENALAKLLEYRVRTVVLLSGAVPDTLMRLAAANGTRLVLINRPLPENIGLVDQIEADSAAGGALAAQRLIAAGCRNVAVVVSESRTSAKLARAEAFIAVMEANRVPVSQWSQGRNNYETGIEAARSLLAKPGIDGIFGVTDEIALGVMNTARHELGLSVPGDVSVIGFDDAPISDWSSHRLTTVRQSLSSLTSATLKAITGPARAPSSHHFIPVSLVERQSVRPARSAVQD